In a genomic window of uncultured Flavobacterium sp.:
- a CDS encoding ABC transporter permease — MMLKLLRENIRIAFGSIKTQLLRTILTVLIIAIGITALVGILTVVTALENTVSTNFASMGANTFNINQYENTVRNRGGNEREVINPIISYPEAVAFKNKYKYPFTETSLSFTATSTAEVKYLDQKTDPEITILGVDEHYIGNSGLETTSGRSFNQFDIDNNTYSCVVGSDFEKGLLKDVNPIDKVISIRGARFKVIGVLKEKGSTFGHSQDLRILIPIQVARSLFTAPNINYTMSVMVSKKELLDEAVDNATSTMRRVRKLSPVRDNNFGIGRSDDLINRILGITKYLGWAAWIISIITILGSSIALMNIMIVSVTERTREIGVRKALGATRITISVQFFIETLLIGQIGGLIGIVFGILVGFAFAGIMNFAFVIPWMAIFAAFATSFMVAIFSGLYPAIKASQLDPIEALRYE; from the coding sequence ATGATGCTAAAATTATTAAGAGAAAATATCCGAATTGCTTTTGGTTCTATCAAAACACAATTATTACGAACCATACTTACCGTACTAATTATTGCAATTGGGATTACTGCTTTGGTAGGAATCCTTACTGTTGTAACGGCACTTGAAAATACTGTTTCGACCAATTTTGCTTCAATGGGAGCTAATACATTCAACATCAATCAATACGAAAATACGGTTAGAAATCGCGGCGGAAATGAACGTGAAGTCATAAATCCAATTATTTCTTATCCCGAAGCTGTAGCTTTCAAAAACAAATACAAATATCCTTTTACCGAAACTTCTCTTTCGTTTACGGCAACTTCTACGGCAGAAGTTAAATATTTAGACCAAAAAACAGATCCGGAAATTACTATTCTTGGCGTTGACGAACATTATATTGGCAACTCAGGTTTGGAAACTACATCTGGACGTTCTTTTAATCAATTTGATATTGACAACAATACTTATTCCTGCGTTGTGGGTTCTGATTTTGAAAAAGGATTATTGAAAGACGTAAACCCAATTGACAAAGTGATCTCTATTCGTGGCGCTCGTTTTAAAGTAATTGGCGTTTTAAAAGAAAAAGGATCAACTTTTGGTCACAGTCAGGATTTACGTATTTTGATTCCTATACAAGTAGCGCGATCTTTATTTACGGCTCCAAACATTAATTATACAATGAGTGTAATGGTTTCTAAAAAAGAACTATTAGACGAAGCTGTTGATAATGCAACAAGTACAATGCGAAGAGTTCGCAAACTAAGTCCTGTTCGTGATAACAACTTTGGTATTGGCCGAAGCGACGATTTAATCAACAGAATCCTGGGAATTACCAAATATCTTGGTTGGGCTGCCTGGATTATTTCTATAATTACAATCTTAGGATCGTCAATTGCTTTGATGAATATTATGATTGTTTCGGTTACAGAACGTACTCGTGAAATTGGCGTTCGTAAAGCTTTGGGCGCAACCAGAATTACAATTTCTGTTCAGTTTTTTATCGAGACTTTATTAATTGGACAAATTGGAGGCTTAATCGGAATTGTATTTGGAATTTTGGTAGGTTTTGCCTTTGCAGGAATTATGAATTTTGCTTTTGTGATTCCGTGGATGGCAATTTTTGCCGCTTTTGCCACCAGTTTTATGGTTGCTATTTTTTCAGGATTATATCCTGCAATAAAAGCTTCGCAACTTGATCCTATTGAGGCTTTGCGTTACGAATAA
- a CDS encoding thioesterase family protein: MKNHQTQVRVRYSETDQMGVVYHGNYIPYFEIGRVEWLRNKGISYKSMEESGIGLPIVSMQINYKKSARYDELLTIHTTFKSQSSVKIEFDCAIYNEANELLTTAVFILVFISLKTGRPTAPPDYILELFKTLV; this comes from the coding sequence ATGAAAAATCATCAAACGCAAGTACGTGTTCGTTACTCAGAAACTGACCAAATGGGAGTCGTTTATCACGGAAATTATATCCCATATTTTGAGATTGGACGAGTGGAATGGCTTAGAAATAAAGGGATTTCGTATAAAAGTATGGAAGAAAGCGGAATTGGATTACCAATTGTTTCTATGCAAATAAATTATAAAAAATCGGCGCGTTATGATGAGCTCTTAACGATTCATACTACTTTCAAAAGTCAATCATCTGTTAAGATTGAATTCGACTGCGCAATCTATAATGAGGCGAATGAGTTATTAACAACTGCAGTGTTTATTTTAGTATTTATTTCGTTAAAAACAGGTCGTCCAACAGCACCTCCAGATTACATTTTAGAATTGTTTAAAACACTTGTGTAA
- a CDS encoding nucleotide exchange factor GrpE: MKFKNIFKNKSNMTTENTEFDQELDEVTLENNANGEQLIVEELSVEEQLAQDLAKEKDKFLRLFAEFENYKKRTSKERMDLFKTANQEVLLAMLPVLDDFDRAAVEINKSEDENLKKGVELIHEKLKSTLVSKGLEQVEVRAGDAFNADFAEAITQIPAPSEKLKGKIVDVIEKGYKLGDKIIRFPKVVIGN; the protein is encoded by the coding sequence ATGAAGTTTAAGAATATTTTTAAAAATAAAAGTAATATGACTACGGAAAATACAGAATTCGATCAGGAATTAGATGAAGTAACGTTAGAGAACAATGCCAACGGAGAGCAATTGATTGTTGAAGAATTAAGTGTTGAAGAGCAATTGGCTCAAGACTTGGCAAAAGAAAAAGATAAGTTTTTGAGATTATTTGCAGAATTTGAAAATTACAAAAAAAGAACTTCAAAAGAACGTATGGATTTGTTTAAAACAGCAAACCAAGAGGTTTTATTGGCAATGTTGCCTGTTTTAGATGATTTTGACAGAGCTGCTGTAGAGATCAACAAATCAGAGGACGAAAATTTGAAAAAAGGTGTTGAGTTGATTCACGAAAAATTAAAAAGCACTTTGGTTTCTAAAGGTTTAGAGCAAGTTGAAGTAAGAGCAGGTGATGCTTTTAATGCTGATTTTGCTGAGGCAATTACTCAAATTCCAGCTCCGTCTGAAAAATTAAAAGGGAAAATTGTTGATGTTATTGAAAAAGGATACAAATTAGGAGACAAAATTATTCGTTTCCCTAAAGTGGTTATCGGAAACTAA
- the prmC gene encoding peptide chain release factor N(5)-glutamine methyltransferase, with protein MKIKQYRTQFIKELAPFYDAYEAESFFYLILEDKHQLRQIDLALNHELTFSENDFVVWDSFLAQLKQEVPIQYLLGKTSFYGLDFEVNENVLIPRPETEELVEWIINENAVENKSKKIKILDIGTGSGCIAISLAKNLPNAEVYGFDVSKKAIETAKRNAINNKVDVTFMFQDVLELEELRCKFDVIVSNPPYVRNLEKEEIRKNVLDYEPHLALFVDDNDALIFYRKIAELAKKNFLENGKLYFEINQYLGKEMTDLLEKMDFKNIELRKDIYDNDRMMSCKVSKTL; from the coding sequence ATGAAAATTAAACAATACCGTACTCAATTTATAAAAGAATTAGCGCCTTTTTACGATGCATACGAAGCCGAAAGTTTTTTCTATTTGATTTTAGAAGACAAACATCAGTTACGACAAATTGACTTGGCTTTAAATCACGAATTGACTTTCTCTGAAAATGATTTTGTGGTTTGGGATTCATTTTTAGCACAATTAAAACAAGAAGTTCCAATTCAGTATTTGCTGGGTAAAACTAGTTTTTATGGTTTGGATTTCGAAGTAAATGAGAATGTTCTTATTCCCCGTCCGGAAACAGAAGAATTGGTAGAATGGATTATCAATGAAAATGCTGTTGAGAATAAATCTAAAAAAATAAAAATCCTTGATATCGGAACCGGCAGCGGATGTATAGCAATTTCATTGGCTAAAAATCTTCCAAATGCTGAAGTTTATGGTTTTGATGTTTCCAAAAAAGCAATAGAAACAGCCAAAAGAAATGCAATAAACAATAAAGTCGATGTTACTTTTATGTTTCAGGATGTTCTGGAATTAGAAGAATTGAGATGTAAATTTGATGTTATTGTTTCAAATCCGCCATATGTTCGAAATTTAGAAAAAGAAGAAATCAGAAAAAATGTTCTGGATTATGAGCCACATTTGGCACTTTTTGTAGATGATAACGACGCTTTGATTTTTTATCGAAAAATAGCTGAATTGGCAAAGAAGAACTTTTTGGAAAACGGAAAATTGTATTTCGAAATCAATCAGTATTTAGGAAAAGAAATGACTGATTTACTGGAAAAAATGGATTTTAAAAATATAGAACTTCGAAAAGATATTTATGATAATGATCGTATGATGTCCTGCAAGGTTTCCAAAACCTTGTAG
- the ribD gene encoding bifunctional diaminohydroxyphosphoribosylaminopyrimidine deaminase/5-amino-6-(5-phosphoribosylamino)uracil reductase RibD produces the protein MNIHEKYIKRCIELAQNGFGTTYPNPMVGSVIVYEGKIIGEGWHKKAGEPHAEVNAIRSVKDKSLLKKATIYVSLEPCSHFGKTPPCCDLIIEHKIPNVVVGTVDPNEKVAGNGIKKLIASGANVVLGVLEKECNELNKRFFTFHQKKRPYIILKWAESQDGFLSPEKEANQDRKPIWITNQYSRQLVHKWRSEEQAILVGTKTVIDDNPKLNVRDWAGNNPVRVVLDQNNRISKDSFVFDNSVKTIIFTKSEINFPSENTTFERIDFNENMIPSILSVLYQNQIQSIIIEGGLQTLQSFIDQNIWDEARIFVGKAIFENGTKAPILQKKNVTKTYIQNDELINVRNHD, from the coding sequence GTGAATATACATGAAAAATATATAAAACGCTGCATAGAATTGGCACAAAATGGCTTTGGAACTACATATCCAAATCCAATGGTTGGAAGTGTAATTGTTTATGAAGGCAAAATTATTGGCGAAGGCTGGCATAAAAAAGCCGGAGAACCTCATGCGGAAGTCAACGCAATTCGATCTGTAAAGGATAAATCGCTATTGAAAAAAGCTACTATTTATGTGAGTTTAGAACCATGCAGCCATTTTGGAAAAACTCCTCCTTGTTGCGATTTAATTATCGAACACAAAATTCCGAATGTAGTTGTGGGAACTGTTGATCCTAATGAAAAAGTGGCAGGAAACGGAATTAAAAAATTAATTGCTTCTGGAGCGAATGTTGTCCTTGGTGTTTTAGAAAAAGAATGCAATGAACTCAACAAACGTTTCTTTACTTTTCATCAGAAAAAAAGACCTTACATTATATTAAAGTGGGCCGAAAGTCAAGATGGCTTTTTATCTCCAGAAAAAGAAGCGAATCAGGATCGAAAACCTATTTGGATCACAAATCAATATTCGAGACAATTGGTTCATAAATGGCGCAGTGAAGAACAGGCAATATTAGTAGGAACAAAAACCGTTATTGATGACAATCCAAAGTTAAATGTTAGGGATTGGGCAGGAAATAATCCTGTGAGAGTTGTTTTGGACCAAAATAACAGGATTTCAAAAGATAGCTTTGTTTTTGATAACAGTGTAAAAACCATCATATTTACAAAATCAGAAATTAACTTTCCCTCAGAAAACACTACCTTTGAGAGAATTGATTTTAACGAAAATATGATACCGTCGATTTTGTCCGTTTTATACCAAAATCAAATTCAGTCTATAATTATAGAAGGCGGTTTACAGACTTTGCAATCTTTTATAGATCAAAATATTTGGGATGAAGCCCGCATTTTTGTTGGAAAAGCAATTTTCGAAAACGGAACAAAAGCACCGATTCTTCAGAAGAAAAATGTAACGAAAACTTACATTCAAAATGACGAATTAATAAATGTTAGAAATCATGATTGA
- a CDS encoding low molecular weight protein-tyrosine-phosphatase → MPVKVLMVCLGNICRSPLAEGILASKLPNNIFVVDSAGTGSWHVGHSPDKRSIAVATKNGINIQNQKGRQFQTSDFENFDYIYVMDNSNYRDVIHLAKTEEHKNKVHLILNELFPDENVDVPDPYFGVANGFDNVYQMLDEVTDIIAKKLIQKHS, encoded by the coding sequence ATGCCAGTAAAAGTTTTAATGGTTTGTTTGGGCAATATTTGCAGATCGCCTTTAGCCGAAGGAATTTTAGCTTCAAAATTACCAAACAACATTTTTGTAGTTGATTCTGCAGGAACCGGATCCTGGCACGTAGGTCATTCACCAGACAAACGTTCTATTGCTGTTGCCACAAAAAACGGCATAAACATTCAAAATCAAAAAGGAAGACAATTTCAAACTTCAGATTTTGAAAATTTTGACTATATATATGTTATGGATAATTCTAATTATCGTGACGTAATTCATCTTGCAAAAACAGAAGAACACAAAAACAAAGTTCATCTTATTCTAAACGAATTGTTTCCAGATGAAAATGTAGATGTACCCGATCCATACTTTGGTGTTGCTAATGGTTTTGACAATGTATATCAAATGCTTGATGAAGTAACGGACATAATCGCAAAAAAACTCATCCAAAAACACTCATAA
- a CDS encoding HAD family phosphatase: MIDTIIFDFGDIFINLDKQATISGLQKLGMTEWNSELDRLNLLFETGDISHDDFLAGFQKELPNASIEEILEAWNAVLADFPLYRLEFLQMLTKKYRLFLLSNTDSIHIETFENKSGISFYSDFYQCFEKVYFSFEIGMRKPNADVFQYVINKHELSPKRTLFVDDKKENTDAAAALGLHVWNLQVGQEDVVDLFDKKIL; this comes from the coding sequence ATGATTGATACTATAATTTTTGACTTTGGAGACATTTTTATCAATTTAGATAAACAGGCAACTATTTCGGGATTACAGAAATTAGGAATGACGGAATGGAATTCAGAATTGGATCGTTTGAATCTTTTGTTTGAAACCGGAGATATTTCGCATGATGATTTTTTAGCAGGTTTTCAAAAAGAACTTCCAAATGCATCTATCGAAGAAATTCTTGAAGCGTGGAATGCGGTTTTGGCAGATTTCCCTTTATACCGATTAGAGTTTTTACAAATGCTTACTAAAAAATACCGCCTATTTTTATTAAGCAACACAGATTCGATTCATATTGAAACTTTCGAAAATAAAAGCGGAATCTCATTTTATAGTGATTTCTATCAATGTTTTGAAAAAGTCTATTTTTCTTTTGAAATTGGAATGCGAAAACCAAATGCGGATGTTTTTCAATATGTAATCAATAAACATGAATTATCTCCAAAACGAACTTTATTTGTAGATGATAAAAAAGAAAATACAGATGCTGCAGCTGCTTTAGGACTTCATGTCTGGAATTTGCAAGTTGGTCAGGAAGATGTTGTTGATTTATTTGATAAAAAAATATTGTAG
- a CDS encoding GNAT family N-acetyltransferase, whose protein sequence is MKNWVIRLIKKEDNQAVAKLIRSVFDEMEIPKVGTAYEDPYLDLMFEEYNKPKSAYFVVENEGEIVGCAGIAALENGDPKISELQKMYFLPETRGLGIGSKMMETCLDEARKFGFEKCYIETMPFMHAAQKLYKKSGFEYLDAPLGNTGHSSCPVWMLKVL, encoded by the coding sequence ATGAAAAATTGGGTTATTAGATTAATAAAAAAAGAAGACAATCAAGCAGTTGCAAAATTAATACGATCAGTTTTTGATGAAATGGAAATTCCAAAAGTAGGTACAGCTTACGAAGATCCGTATTTAGATTTAATGTTTGAAGAATATAACAAGCCCAAATCGGCTTATTTTGTAGTTGAAAATGAAGGAGAAATTGTGGGTTGCGCAGGAATTGCAGCTTTAGAGAATGGAGATCCGAAAATTAGTGAATTGCAAAAGATGTATTTTTTGCCCGAAACACGAGGTTTAGGAATTGGAAGTAAAATGATGGAAACATGTCTAGACGAAGCCAGAAAATTTGGTTTCGAAAAATGTTATATCGAGACAATGCCTTTTATGCACGCTGCTCAAAAATTATATAAAAAATCAGGTTTTGAGTATTTAGATGCACCATTAGGCAATACTGGGCATAGTTCTTGTCCGGTTTGGATGTTGAAAGTGTTGTAA
- the hisS gene encoding histidine--tRNA ligase, translated as MASKPSIPQGTRDFSPAEVSKRQYIIQTIKSNFEKFGFQPIETPSFENSDTLMGKYGEEGDRLIFKILNSGNFFFNKNKIELPESIESLQVNSAETISLDQRIELNKFTGKISEKALRYDLTVPFARYVVQHQNEIEFPFKRYQIQPVWRADRPQRGRYREFYQCDADVVGSKSLWQEVELVQLYDTVFTSLGLEGVTIKINNRKILSGIAEVIGASDKLIDFTVALDKLDKIGEDGVKKEMIEKGIAEEALVKVQPLFSFTGTFSDKINQLSDLLAESEEGMKGVEELKFICDNVATLGLATATLDLDVTLARGLNYYTGAIFEVAAPKTVSMGSIGGGGRYDDLTGIFGLKNMSGVGISFGLDRIYLVLEELQLFPETVAATSKALFINYGDAEALYASQAIQKLRKENIKVELYPDNVKVGKQFQYADKRLIPFAVIAGEQEIASNSYSLKNLVSGEQVSVDFEGLKAALLV; from the coding sequence ATGGCTTCAAAACCAAGTATACCACAAGGAACAAGAGATTTTTCGCCAGCAGAGGTGTCAAAACGTCAATATATTATTCAAACCATAAAAAGTAATTTTGAGAAGTTTGGTTTTCAGCCTATAGAAACACCATCTTTTGAAAATTCAGATACTTTAATGGGGAAATATGGTGAAGAAGGTGATCGTTTGATTTTTAAAATATTGAACTCGGGTAATTTTTTCTTCAATAAAAATAAAATTGAATTACCTGAATCTATAGAATCACTACAAGTTAATTCTGCTGAAACAATTAGTCTTGATCAAAGAATTGAGCTGAATAAGTTTACAGGAAAGATTTCTGAAAAAGCATTGCGTTACGATTTGACAGTTCCGTTTGCGAGATACGTTGTGCAGCACCAAAATGAAATTGAATTTCCTTTTAAAAGATACCAAATTCAACCAGTTTGGAGAGCTGACAGACCGCAAAGAGGACGTTACAGAGAATTTTATCAATGTGATGCTGATGTTGTTGGTTCAAAATCATTGTGGCAGGAAGTAGAATTGGTTCAATTATATGATACTGTTTTTACGTCTTTAGGATTAGAAGGTGTTACAATTAAAATCAATAATAGAAAGATATTATCAGGAATTGCCGAAGTAATTGGCGCTTCAGATAAATTGATTGATTTCACGGTTGCTCTTGATAAACTGGATAAAATAGGCGAAGACGGAGTTAAAAAAGAAATGATCGAAAAAGGTATTGCCGAAGAAGCTTTGGTTAAAGTTCAGCCGCTTTTTAGTTTTACAGGGACTTTTTCAGACAAGATAAATCAACTTTCAGATTTACTGGCTGAATCAGAAGAAGGAATGAAAGGGGTGGAAGAATTGAAATTTATTTGTGACAATGTGGCAACTTTAGGTTTGGCAACTGCGACATTAGATCTTGATGTAACTCTTGCTCGTGGATTGAATTATTATACGGGAGCTATTTTTGAAGTAGCGGCTCCAAAAACCGTTTCAATGGGTTCTATTGGCGGTGGCGGAAGATACGATGACTTGACTGGTATTTTTGGTTTGAAGAATATGAGTGGTGTTGGAATTTCGTTTGGTTTAGACCGAATTTATTTGGTTCTGGAAGAATTACAATTATTCCCGGAAACTGTTGCAGCAACATCAAAAGCATTGTTTATTAATTATGGAGACGCTGAAGCTTTGTATGCTTCACAGGCGATTCAGAAATTAAGAAAAGAAAATATAAAAGTGGAGCTTTATCCTGATAATGTAAAAGTTGGAAAACAATTTCAATATGCAGATAAAAGATTAATTCCATTTGCAGTAATTGCTGGTGAACAAGAAATTGCATCAAATTCATATTCGCTTAAAAATCTAGTTTCAGGAGAACAAGTTTCTGTTGATTTTGAAGGATTGAAAGCTGCTTTATTAGTATAA
- the dnaA gene encoding chromosomal replication initiator protein DnaA yields the protein MTKTAQSVWENCLSFIKDNIQDQAYKTWFEPIKSVELTDNALYIQVPSKFFYEWLEEHYVKLLKVALTKELGKNAKLLYKIKMENTYGNKQPFTEQLPSANRVPMKPQEVDAPFKNLNPELKNPFVIPGIRNLKIESQLNANYSFDNFLEGDSNRLARSAGMAVANKPGGTSFNPLLIFGGVGLGKTHLAHAIGVEVKDKYPEKTVLYISAEIFTQQYIDSVKKNNRNDFIHFYQLIDVLIIDDVQFLSGKSGTQDVFFHIFNYLHQNGKQVILTSDKAPVDMQDIEQRLLSRFKWGLSAELHQPDYETRISILKNILYRDGVEMPEDIIEYVARNIKSNVRELEGAIISLIAQSSFNKKEVTIELAKSVVEKFVKNVKREISIDYIQKIVSDYFQLDIETLQSKTRKRHVVQARQLAMFFAKKFTKASLANIGSQIGDRDHATVLHACKTVDNLVSTDKQFKKFVEDINKKLTL from the coding sequence ATGACTAAAACTGCTCAATCGGTATGGGAAAACTGTTTGTCTTTTATAAAGGACAATATTCAAGATCAAGCATACAAAACTTGGTTCGAACCAATCAAATCAGTTGAGCTAACCGACAACGCATTATATATTCAAGTACCAAGTAAATTTTTCTACGAATGGCTAGAAGAACATTACGTAAAATTATTGAAAGTTGCGCTTACCAAAGAACTGGGAAAAAACGCAAAGTTACTCTATAAAATTAAAATGGAGAACACTTATGGTAATAAACAACCGTTTACCGAACAGTTGCCAAGTGCCAACAGAGTGCCAATGAAACCGCAAGAGGTTGATGCTCCGTTTAAAAACTTAAATCCTGAACTTAAAAATCCGTTTGTAATTCCTGGAATTAGAAATCTAAAAATTGAATCGCAGTTAAATGCAAATTATAGTTTTGACAATTTCTTAGAAGGAGATTCAAACCGTTTGGCTCGCTCTGCAGGTATGGCTGTAGCTAATAAACCTGGAGGAACATCATTTAATCCGTTATTGATTTTTGGTGGAGTTGGTTTAGGAAAAACGCACTTAGCACATGCTATAGGTGTTGAAGTAAAAGATAAATATCCTGAAAAAACGGTTTTATATATTTCTGCCGAAATTTTCACACAACAATATATTGATTCGGTAAAAAAGAATAATCGTAATGATTTTATTCACTTTTACCAATTGATCGACGTTTTGATTATTGATGACGTTCAGTTTTTATCTGGAAAATCAGGAACTCAGGACGTATTTTTCCATATTTTCAATTATTTACATCAAAACGGAAAACAGGTAATTTTGACTTCGGACAAAGCTCCTGTTGACATGCAAGATATAGAACAACGTTTATTATCTCGTTTTAAATGGGGATTATCTGCTGAATTACATCAGCCGGATTATGAAACCAGAATTTCGATCTTAAAAAACATTTTATATCGTGATGGTGTTGAAATGCCGGAAGACATTATTGAATATGTTGCCCGTAACATTAAATCAAATGTTAGAGAACTTGAAGGCGCAATTATTTCATTAATCGCACAATCTTCTTTCAATAAAAAAGAAGTTACGATTGAATTAGCTAAAAGCGTTGTAGAGAAATTTGTTAAAAACGTTAAGAGAGAAATCTCTATCGATTATATTCAAAAAATTGTGTCTGATTATTTTCAGTTGGATATTGAAACACTTCAATCTAAAACCAGAAAGAGACATGTTGTTCAAGCGAGACAATTGGCAATGTTTTTTGCAAAGAAATTTACCAAAGCTTCTTTGGCAAACATTGGTTCACAAATTGGAGATCGTGATCACGCAACCGTATTACACGCTTGTAAAACTGTTGACAATCTAGTTTCTACAGACAAACAATTCAAGAAATTTGTCGAAGACATCAACAAAAAATTAACGCTATAA
- a CDS encoding YigZ family protein: protein MEYNDTYQTIAFESEEVLFKEKGSKFFGYAFPIESEDEVKPIIENLKKQHPHAVHFCYAYQLGSAPKISYRANDDGEPSNTAGAPIYGQIQSFGLTNVLVVVVRIFGGVKLGVGGLIAAYKTTAQLTLEICEIVEKTIDVQFLISFDYKNMNKVMRVIKEKKLEITFQEMEIDEDSGLPIGKISTKTRKKNAESIFDIFDLMFEIDIKII, encoded by the coding sequence TTGGAATATAACGATACGTACCAAACCATTGCTTTTGAATCTGAAGAAGTTCTTTTTAAAGAAAAAGGAAGCAAGTTCTTTGGCTATGCTTTTCCTATAGAAAGCGAGGATGAAGTAAAACCTATTATCGAAAATCTTAAAAAGCAACATCCGCACGCAGTACATTTTTGTTATGCTTATCAATTAGGCTCAGCTCCAAAAATTTCTTATCGTGCCAATGATGATGGTGAACCAAGCAATACAGCTGGCGCTCCTATTTATGGACAAATACAATCTTTTGGGCTAACTAACGTTCTTGTAGTTGTGGTTCGGATTTTTGGAGGCGTTAAATTAGGTGTTGGCGGTTTGATTGCTGCGTATAAAACAACTGCACAATTGACTCTTGAAATTTGTGAAATTGTCGAAAAAACAATTGATGTTCAGTTTTTAATCTCTTTTGATTATAAAAACATGAACAAAGTAATGCGAGTTATTAAAGAGAAAAAACTGGAAATCACGTTTCAGGAAATGGAAATCGATGAAGATTCCGGACTTCCAATTGGTAAAATATCGACAAAAACGCGCAAAAAAAATGCCGAATCTATATTCGACATTTTTGATTTAATGTTTGAAATCGACATTAAAATTATCTAA